A region from the Chthoniobacterales bacterium genome encodes:
- the ispG gene encoding (E)-4-hydroxy-3-methylbut-2-enyl-diphosphate synthase, with the protein MTQRLPPPFYPSRRRSREVRIGDVGLGGDNPVRVQSMITCDTMDTEASVAESRALADAGCEIVRITAPTVKDARNLEVIAKGLRDGGCDVPLVADIHFKPEAAMESAKWVEKVRVNPGNYADSKKFAVREYTDEQYAAEIGRIREKFAPLVQACRERGVAMRIGTNHGSLSDRIMNRYGDTPLGMVESALEFARIARDLGYHDFVFSMKASNPKVMIEAYRLLVSRLEAEGADWNYPIHLGVTEAGDGEDGRIKSAVGIGALLADGIGDTIRVSLTEDSIHEIPVARELVNLFAGKCEGWTGPERVSFDPFTYARRASARMLVNGVAVGADEVPRVVVTRKHYDAVAHKLAGLGDFQPELVYEDLAAVEIDPRDLQDVAAVNGRKEPCLVTVKDGIGMPVIAAFRLLASRVESRHPILLKDTLVPHPDPQTPFIRTLLAASARLGSLLCDGIGDAVLLRTEDAPGQTLRLAYNILQAVGARIFKTDYVACPSCGRTLFNLQETTARIKAATQHLKGVKIAIMGCIVNGPGEMADADFGYVGGAPGKVNLYVGKKPVKFNIPEAEAVDRLVDLIKEHGRWMELPVHAAVAEGSVSA; encoded by the coding sequence CGGGCTGCGAGATTGTGCGCATCACAGCGCCGACGGTGAAGGACGCCCGCAATCTCGAAGTCATCGCAAAAGGACTTCGAGACGGAGGCTGCGATGTGCCGTTGGTGGCAGATATCCATTTCAAGCCCGAGGCGGCGATGGAATCGGCAAAGTGGGTCGAGAAGGTGCGGGTGAACCCGGGAAACTACGCGGATTCCAAAAAATTCGCCGTGCGGGAATACACCGACGAGCAATACGCGGCCGAGATCGGGCGAATCCGGGAAAAATTTGCACCCTTGGTTCAAGCGTGCCGCGAGCGCGGGGTGGCAATGCGGATCGGCACGAACCACGGCTCGCTCAGCGACCGGATCATGAACCGGTATGGCGACACGCCGCTCGGCATGGTTGAAAGCGCTCTGGAATTCGCCCGCATTGCGCGCGACCTCGGCTACCACGATTTCGTTTTTTCCATGAAGGCGTCGAATCCCAAGGTGATGATCGAGGCCTACCGCCTGCTTGTTTCGCGGCTCGAGGCCGAGGGCGCCGATTGGAATTATCCGATCCATCTCGGCGTGACCGAAGCCGGGGACGGCGAGGACGGGCGCATCAAGAGCGCGGTGGGGATCGGGGCACTTCTTGCAGACGGTATCGGCGACACGATCCGTGTCAGCCTAACGGAGGACAGCATTCACGAGATTCCGGTCGCCCGTGAGTTGGTGAACTTGTTCGCCGGAAAGTGCGAGGGGTGGACCGGTCCGGAGAGGGTTTCGTTCGATCCGTTCACCTACGCGCGCCGCGCGAGTGCGCGGATGCTGGTGAACGGCGTGGCGGTCGGCGCCGACGAAGTTCCGCGCGTGGTGGTCACGCGCAAGCATTACGATGCGGTGGCCCACAAACTTGCCGGGCTGGGGGACTTCCAGCCGGAACTCGTTTACGAGGATCTGGCAGCGGTCGAGATCGACCCGCGCGATTTGCAGGATGTCGCGGCAGTGAACGGACGGAAGGAGCCCTGTCTTGTGACGGTCAAAGACGGAATCGGCATGCCGGTAATCGCCGCGTTCCGCCTTCTCGCTTCGAGAGTCGAGTCACGGCATCCCATTTTGCTGAAGGACACGCTCGTCCCCCATCCGGACCCCCAGACGCCGTTTATTCGGACATTGCTGGCTGCCTCGGCGCGCTTGGGATCGCTCCTGTGTGACGGGATCGGCGATGCGGTCCTGTTGCGCACCGAGGATGCTCCGGGCCAGACCCTGCGGCTTGCTTACAACATTCTGCAAGCCGTCGGTGCGCGTATTTTCAAGACCGACTATGTGGCTTGCCCGAGTTGCGGGCGAACGCTCTTCAATCTTCAGGAAACAACAGCGCGGATCAAAGCCGCAACGCAACATCTCAAAGGCGTAAAAATCGCCATCATGGGATGCATCGTCAATGGTCCCGGCGAGATGGCCGATGCGGACTTCGGCTACGTGGGGGGAGCGCCGGGCAAAGTGAATCTTTACGTGGGCAAGAAACCGGTGAAATTCAATATTCCCGAAGCTGAGGCCGTGGACCGGCTCGTCGATCTTATCAAAGAGCATGGCCGGTGGATGGAATTGCCGGTGCACGCGGCGGTTGCAGAAGGTTCGGTCTCCGCCTAA